cattaatgttGTATTATCATTATGGATAAAGATAAAATATTATGAACTTTATTTACCCGTATTCAAATTCACAAGGTACCCGgcagcatatttaaaaaaaataagccCCACCTTAACCATCAACAACACTGAAGTAACGtaagtaaaaaaagaaatatgcaACTTCATGTAGCCTTCTTTTACATCACCAGCAGAGGGAAGCACTGATCTTTCCATCATTGTAACAAAGCTGTATACTAAAAGGAGTATGtagtgattttctttctttcttgaacCTGAGATTAAAAGAAGCTTGCTTACGTACTTACTTTCATcttattctttgttttcttctctttctttttgccaCTGGGCAGCTTCTCTGTCAGTCATCATCAGTCTATCTTTCCTTCCCACACTCACTAACTCTGTAActaagtaaaaaacaaaaaaaaaagttcccaAACAGGGAAAAAGTGCAGAATTACTGAATGTATTTGACAATGTGTTGACCTTTGGTCTAGTCATATATGCTTTAGGTAGTTTGGACTATGAACTTGCATAGCAACAAGACcctctgcagccatgtttgttgtgGTATTCATGGTAACAGTGAAGGCCACTGAGGGTGTTTAGGAAGAGCGCAGCACAAAGCCCTTTGAATTCTGAGAAGTTAGGCCTCAGGCTGTGAGATGGACTTGTGAAAACATTACTTTAAACCTTTCTGTTTTCCTGGATTATTATGTTTCTGGTTGCACTTCCAAACATTTTGCTGGCAATATTGCATCCAGTATTAAGTTAAATAATCTTGTGGTCTCAGATACTTAATGTTTGCAGACTAAATGTGGATAActgggtttttttctttgtatgaaTCGGAGGGAGCCGGGGCCGTTCTGTCCATCAGCTACACGGGAAAATAATCAAGTCCTGCTGTTTAGACTGCACTCAGGAATGTGCAATATGCATCCAGTTTATGTGTGGTTcttatgttttctgtgttctgtttgtgttcactgtGGTGAGCTGGAAGGAAAACGTATATCACTGTAGGAAAGCAGAGGTAGGATTCCTCTGTCACCCTCATCTTTCTCTACTCTCACAGATCCTTCATTCAATCTGCAGGATCCCCCAAAAAGGGCACACACAGGGGCTCCATGGTGCCATGCTCATACAGCAAATATTAATACCATGTGAGTCCCACCTCTGTTTTAAGATGGGCTCTGACCTACTTCAACACAGATATCTGAGTGGTATGCAggcagtgtttgttgtgtgagtTCAGACATGAAATCTGGAGCAGACGGGTTCCCAATCACTTGACGTGCAGAGTGTGATTAATGACAAAGCAGCTCTGAAGTTCAGTAAGTGGCTGACAGATCTGGTTCATTTGTTCCATTCAGAAACCAGTTACATCAAACCAACACGATGATCTCATCGTTCAGTCAGCTGGGAATAAACAGGCACACTCACAGTGACTGTTTCCTTTAACTCATAGCACCAGTCTGAGCTGGACTCCTGGAGGTCTGAGATGACCCATTACAGACGAATCTGGACCACAGTCTCCGTTGCTAATCTGCATTGTATCGACCAAATGTGCACCTTAAATTCTTCTGCACAGATATTACCCTTACAGTCACAAAACATTTGTTTCACTGTGTGCTTGTTCCAGCACTTGATGGAAGCATTATCACATTAAACAGACCCGAATATTCAAatctgaaaacagcatttattcTTGGGTGCAGGGTAACATCACATAGGAAAttcattttatacacatttcaCTGTGAGTCAGTGATCTTCTCTAAACTTCTGCATTACACATGACAAATAAAGCTCTGAGAGCCTGCACACGGTTCAGCTGTGTTGATTTGCAATGACAGACCCTCGAGTGGGCCCAGTGTAGGCGAAGAGCTGCATATGATGTCAGTTTTGAAGCAAGTAGGAGGCAAACAGCCTTTCATAGTTAAGTGAAACCAGCACAGTGTGCGAAGGCAGAGgcctccctccatctgcagaAACTGACCAGTAGGAGCAAGAGAGCATTTGGCCTCTGGGGGCTGATTGCCAACTGCCCCACTCCTCTTCTGCCCCGCCTCCAGCCTTGAGCTCCATGTCCACTGCAGCAGTGTACTGTGCGCTTCAGGCTCCCTGGGGCCCGGGGCTCCAATCATAGAGGCAGGCTTTCCCCTTCCCCTGCTCGTGTGCTCACTTTCCTggctcgctccctctctctgcctgcgAGTGTGCCTCTCAATTGTGGAGGCTGGCTCTAGTACTCCGAGGGGCCCAGCTATCGCTCTGCCCCTCTCACTCCTCAGGATTCAGACTGCAGCGATGCTGGAACTCTTGGCCGTGCTCGTGAATCCATTTGTTTGCCACTGAAACATACAGAAAGATGTAAACTATATTTCAATATCTTCAAGATGAACGTTTTCATGCCCATACAATTTTGAACAGCTGACATCTGATAATGCATATGGTTGCTGGAAACAGAGCAGCCACCAAAtacttctgcagctgctttgtgaTGATTAATACCCTTCTGTTAGTTTAACTGGGTTCCTAACACACGTTTCAGCATTGGGAGTTCGATGGTCTGGGCCaaccagcagcagagctttAGCTTCCAAGATGAGCCCTCAGTGTCTGAACTGCACTCTGCAACATCTCTAAATGCATAATGCAGCACAGATGTGGCCTTGCTCTTATACATTAGCTCCTGTTTAACAGGAGAGCAGGACACTGGATGATTGAAACAGATCATGATAATGATGGAAAAAAGCATAATCTGTTTAAATGGGAACAAGTCTGAAAACTTGCTGTGACTTGCTATTTTCCACATTCATGCGACTTTTTGGCTCCTGTTGACAGCATCACCTCAACATACCGAACCTCCTGACTCTTACCCCATTTATCCCCAACAAGCACGGGGCAGCCAGCATGCAGCGTGTCGACATCGCCTTGACCATTTCTGTGGAGGTTCCACCAGAAGATGGCGGCTCTCTGTgaggtgaaaaacaaatcaatttcaAGTTATATGGTCTAAACTAAATTATTTTCTTGTGTCTTTCATGTATTCTTTAACAATCCAAAAGATTCTGtttatataaaacacagaaaagcagcaatgtTGATGCCAGAACAAGGatatgtttgtcatttttgcttgaaagtGTACTTAaattattaatcaattattaaaaCTGTTCAAAGTGATTATTGCTCTGCTGATCAGCTAATTCATCTTTAATCCAAATATCTCAGGCAGAGCTGAATTTGAAGCTCCTGCAGTTACACATTTGTACTGGTGATCTTATTGGtcattttattatgtttagtatgttatgttattttctGTATCACCCGCCAGGAAATGAGATCTCAATAAAACGAAAGGTGAAAGGTTACACCCCAGGGATGGCCTGGCTCCACCGCCGCTCTGCTGTCGCTTAGCTATACAATTGCAGTATTGTGGTAAAAAAATCTCACGGCTGTTGTTGCTGCAATCTGACCTTTCACAATTTTGACAGCTGCACTGAAGAATGCGAGGGAGGTGAAAATGATGCAGCTTGAGGCAAAAATGACATGAAGACAAAAGAGActgttttcagctcctcttagACGTACGCAGGGTGTTTACCTCCACGACGGGAACGCTGAAGTTGGCGTAGATGAAGGCTGTGGATCCACCTGCCTCGACAGAGCTGAGCTGTGGAAAAGGACATTCCTTCAGAGTTGTGTCTTGTGTTTACATGCTCATGTTATGAAAAgccactctgtctgtctgctgcactgTCTCAAAGGCTTACAAAAAGCCATTCCTTTAGCTCACACTGGATTCTTAATAATAAAAGTAAgatctgtttctgtcaaaactgtaaaaagcacacacattaaatgaaCAGAACAAACGtgcaaaagagacaaaaaatagTTTGGTTCAAAGCTGTTGCATGACAGAACATCTATAAAAGCATAATTTAGGTAGTGAGGTCAGATCTAGTCTGGGTTTCTGAGGTAGAGCGTTCCAAAGTGTTGCAGCACTCATGgcagtgtttttcattaaaGCTTAATTTACTAAAACTTCGTAAATGCAGGGACCTCTGGCTGCTATCGATGCCATACAGGGTCAGAAGGTGGCTCGAATAAGACTTCACTCACATATATCATAAAGGTCGCCACTCGATTCCCAGTTTTCAGCTTGTACACGGGACTTGAAGGTGACTGGAAAGTTAGAAAGTTGATATCATTATTAACTGAAGTCTATAGCCATGTAATCAACTTGTTAAACAGGTTTATAATCAACTTACTGTAGCGTGGTCAAAGTGAGGCTCATAATGGCCACCAATCCCATAATTCACCACCTGGAGGTACTCGCCATACGGGTGCTTCACATTCAGACCCGTGAGCATGGAGATTTTCTGGTCCAGCTTCCCAACAGTGGACTGTGCTGAGCCCTTCAGCCATGcactacaaataaaaacatacagataAACAACACATTATAAAATAGTGTATTTAACATCATTTGCATGCAGCTGAGTGTTTTAAGTTGCAGATTTATTACTACTACAAATGTGTTTCACTGACACTGCAGCAATGGAAGACTAGGCCATGCCAAGGATTAGTCTGAACTGCAGGAAACAGACTGTCATGAACAAAGTGTTGTATGTAATTCGTACCTCTTGCTGATGCGATACTCTGCTGTTTCTTGTTTCTCCCCGGTTGCCACCACAGATCGTCTCAACTTGACagcaaagacaggaaacagcattttatATTTGTGATTGTTACAGCAGCCAAGCTTTGGCGTCCAGCTGCAAAGCTCGgacaaaatgtgagaaaaagcatgaaaacacgCCTCAATCACGTGTCCACAGTAAAAAGTGAGGGTGGATGAAGAAAGTCAAGAATGTGGATTCAGAAAGAGGCAAGAATACAATTTCCAAAGCTGCAGCAATGATGGACCTCCATTATTCttcctttattattattattattatgaccaGAAATATTGCAAAATATGTGCATGGGACCATTTATAGAGCTCAGACACTCGACAGGTATCAGTTTTAAGTTTCATCACCTCAGAGTTTGAGTCTGGAAGCGATTCTGGGGAAGTCCAGATGTTTTGGACTGAGTCTGCCCTTCTTAAAACTGAGCCTGCATTCTGCTTATTTCAATGTCCAACGGGTACATAAACCGGCGTAATGTTCAGTGCAGAAAACTGGTAACACGATATTTCTGATGAATTTTGCAGATCGAATTCCTGAGGACTTCCTTATGATCACGAGAGACATCACTTCACTCAACTCGTATTGTACACAAACCATTTCAAATGAGggaaaaaagcatgaaaaaactAAGCTACTTTATTATTTCACACATCAATTCATCACCAAGAAACCAGCACCATGACAGATCTGTTAACTCCAAACAGCAGGCCTGTGTTACACTGTGTCCTTCAGCTAAGACGTGAACAGACAGCATAAACCGTGCTCATGGTTAACGAATGCTGCTCGCTGCTCCAAACTAATGCCATACCCTGGGCCTGTTCTCAATAAACCCACAAGCTGACATAATGATAATATAATTACAGGGGTGTTCATCTCAGCAGAGGATGGAAAACTCATTGAACAATGCCAAAACCTCACAGAAACCATAGGGCACCAAGTGAGTTAGCCCACCAAATATTCCCTGAAGTAACAGTCAGCAAACTGTGAGCAGCTCCGAGGACAATGAGATGGTAGATTTCCATTAAATGAGCAGAGAACTGTGAGTTGCTTTCAGAAAAATACCGTGGCTCGATGATAGTGGACTGAATATTTACCAGTGGAGCCCAGCAGGGAAACTTGGACAGTTTGAGGGGCTTAGCCAAGTTTTCATAGTAACATATGCCTCATTCCTTTAAGCGTTGCTAAATGTTTGGAAGCACACCAACTCTTCCACCATAAGGTCTTTCCAggatctctgctgcaggaaccGGCATGTGTTTGGCCAAGAccccagcagacagagagcccCACAGCAGCGCAGAGTAATAACTCTGCGCATATtcatgaaatatattttttgataGGCACATTTGCTCATCAGTACTGCACCTCCCTGTAGTTTAGAAGAAGTAAAATCTACATAAAGTAGAAACAAGTAAGTAAAAATAGCTCTAAGCTGTACATCATTACAGAGCTTGAGACAGCGGTGAAGATGTGGTGGATGACCAGTATCACCCTGAGAGTATTGCTCTGATGTCGGTCAGTGCAGATCAGCTGTAGCGTGCCTGTTTACGCTCACCTTGTGGGGCGTAAACTGTACTATGTGCCACCCTGAAGGCAGTCCATAAATGATGAACTTACAAGGGAAAGTCCACTTCAGGACAGAAGTCACAGCACATATCTCTATTTGAGCCTGCACTACAAGCGTAATGACAAAATTTATGGTCCTGCTCAAACGCTGCCAATTTCATTACACTTTTAATTTCAGTGAAATGTACAGCTAGCATCTGGGCAGATGTCCAGGAGGCCAGAGGGGAATAAAAAAAGGGCTGGGAAGCATCCTGAAATAACAGTGATACCAGCAAGGCCAACAACAACAGAGGGTAGTTTCCTCGTGCAAagccacaaagacacaatataTCCTAAACAACACTGTGGACatggacaaataaaaaacaatagcGCTGGCAGTGTTTAGCTGTACAAGTAATCTGTTTGAAAAGACCCGATTCTTCAGTGGCAATAGCAAAACGTTAAACTTCTTTTCCACAGTCCGTCGTCTCTTTGTTGATTTCAACAAACTTCAGCAGACTCTCTTGAACTCTGAAAAAGTTCCACTTTTTGTGAGTCCCATGTGGAACAAATAACACAGCTCCTCTGTTTATtgagaaaaaaactaaatatggGATCACAGAAACATTTGAAGACCTAATTGGATCTTTTTCTAAATTCCTAAAAAGCTGACATGTTGGAGTCAcatgtgtttttgcttgtttgtacCCACAAGTGATGAGGACTGTGCACTGTGCAGGCACTTACTCCTGGCTGGGCGAGCGCCTTGATGTCCTCAGCCTCCGTGTCAGTGATGAAGTTGTGGTACAGGACCACATACGGCCGCAGGCTCAGCACTTCACGTCTTGCTGGCAGCAGTAGCAGCCCGGGATCGCCATTGGTGAAGTAGTCGCAGAAAAGTTTGGGATTTCCAAAATGCATTGGCTGCTAAGAGAAACAGCTGAAGTCCATTAACAACATCAAAACATCATCTGAGACAATTACACTCAGCATTGTCCTCTGCCCACTGCAGTAAGCTTGAAAGCAAACAAACTCGAATAATAACAGTCTTTTGTTGTCCAATTAAAACGTACATCTTCATTAGCTCTTGGATAAAGGTTCAAGGTTGAGAATTTTGTCAAATCTGTGACAAACTACTAGAGATGtttcaatgaaaatgaaaaagataaataaaattggatggattgctaCTAAGTTTTTGTACAtatattcatggtccccagagggtGAAAcctgcatgtcagcatgctgccAATGACAATGCTTCATTGTGGTGAATACCTGAGAGCCTTGGGTCTGGCAGAGTCTCTCGTAAGTGTCCCTGGTCCTTAAATAATTGGAGGTGGGTCTCCTCAGCCCACTGCCCCTGACTGATTTGGGCGGACTCGTAACCAGCAGCTTCTCATATTTCTCAACATTCAGCAAAACTCTTCCATTCATTGGATCTGTAAACACAGTAGTCATAGATTATAGGGCATGTTTCTCAATTACAGCACCGGGCTCAGTTTAGAGAGGATGCAGATCACAGACAGGATTAAGACAAAGAGACGCGTTAAATTAAAGAGAATTACCATGATGCAGTAACTCCTGAGATAGACTGAGAGCATAGGAGACGTTTCCTGTCTGAAACAACGACACAAGTTTAGGGCAGCGCAGTTCATCAGTCATCTTACAAAATGTGCATTTCCCACATGTTCCTACTTTAAAGTGAGAGAAAGCCAGGTGATCCAGAGCATCCTCCAAAGTCCCTTCGTTCTCAGGGCTCCACTCGCCTCCTGGTCCCCTGAAGAGACGCACTGACTCTTCCAACCACTGCACCGAGTGGTAGTAGTCTTCCTGCTCGTAGGCCACCTGTAGACACCTGGGTTACTTTTAACCACTACGATTTGACAGTTTAAGCAAAGTTTGTCTCTGGTAGGCAGCAGGGGAGCAAAGTGTCGGCACACTCGGCTCTCTTCTGGAACCAGAAGACCAAATGTCAGCCAGCTCGGGTCCACATACATGCACGGCTGCCAGGTTGAGCTCAGTGTTAGGATTGCGGACTTGGGATGATTTTAGCTAAGAGTCACATCCAGTTAGCATCAGGTTAGCTTTGGACCAGTGAATCAGACCCGGTTCTTCAGCCAGttccatcacatcatcattcTGGCATAATTTCGTCAGCCTGGCATGCTGGACTGTTTTTGGCGACTTCAACTTCACTTGAGTTGAATTACaaagaaatgacttttttcACTGATGCAAGGCAGGAGGAATGCATTGAAGTGATGTGAAATACAGCAGATAACCAGCACAGATACAATATGAGGCTTTTAAACCTCAAAGTATCCAGTTGGATGAATTTTAACTGGTATTTAAGTATCTTTTTAAAGATACTGATCTTAATGAAATGAACTGACTAAATTAAGCTTATAATGAGAGCAGCATTAAATGGCTTAAATACTAACTGTAGGAAGTGATGTAACAATCACTGGTGGGTGCTGTTATAGTTCAGGCTTGATTTTCTGCCCATTTTGACTCTTTGCTCTCACCCAGTGCTGCAACTCACAGTTGTTTTCAAGATCGATTAATCAGTTATTTGACTAATCTATCTAATATTTAATTGTTCatatgagacaaagaaaagcagcaaatcctcacatttgaggtGGAACCAGCAAAAACATTTGTTGAAAAAACTGACTAAAAGGATTGATTGATTATCAAACTAGCTGTCTAGTTGTCAGCTTTAGTCTCTCTGGACTTTTAGAAAATACACGCAGCATTAACTTCACAGCTTGGTCTACTGTCATGTATTTTATCGGTGAAATGTCAGATGACACCTGTCTGACTTCTCAAGCAGGTACATTGTGGGCTGAGCTGCACGTCCGTTGATCGAAGAACACCTCGaacattatttttacatttagaAACTCATGAACACAGGCTGCAGTATCTCTCTTAACTGCTCTCAAAGCGCACCTGTAGCTGCCTTGACTTGATGAAGTAGGTGCTGACTGCAGGCCTGACAGCACCCACAAACAAGCACCAAAGAGGTTGACATGTGGCTCCTCCAGATCACATCCACAACCCCCCAgacagcacacaaacaacaatcCCAGTGTaccaaacgcacacacacaccaatttaTCAACCCTGCCACGGCTTTGCACCCAGCCCACAACATTGCACCCCGTAATTTGGGACTGCTGTCCcaataaattgttaaaaatagAGAATACGCTgcagatctcagtgctgcctgagAGGAACACCAGCTGGCGAGCTACAAACTTCTGTTAACAAACCCTGCTGGTTTTCAGAAGCAGTTTGACAGCCACATAAAAGCAcatgcaggcagctgttttaCTGACACCCTAAAAATACAGATCACAGATTGCCTCAGATAATCTCAGCGTTGGTGCATCTGAAGGCAAACTCGGCACTTGTGCTGCATGAGATAATGTCTTTTCCATACGAGATGATGTCTTTCCCACACAGTGCCCTGCCCTTGCACCTCACCACTGTACATAAATAGTGGAATTTATTGTGGGGAAgccttattttttttctttcatactCGTATAATAGCACATTTATCTTCACATGAAATGGATTCCCAGGCACGCACTGTCTGGATTCCCACCACACAAATACTGACAGACTTGGAATAAAACTATTTTGCAGACCTCTGGAATAGGATGCTAATCAGGGAgagacattttcacagcagcatctcgCAAACACGTCTCTAACTCATTGCTATGTGGTTCCCAGCATAAAAGCTGCGTCTAGCTGGGGCTCCTCGTCATGTTTCACGTCTTTGAGTTGTTAGCAGCCCCGccaaagagacatttccccGCAAAACTTCccagatggtttcatttaaatcattGTTTGAAGCCCCAAAAGATAAAATTCTTCagcttttcagaaaaaaacCAAAGATAAGAGAAAAGTCAAGAAATGACTACACATTTGTGCAGCAGAACGGTATTTTTTCCTTAGTTTTCTTAATAATCACCTCACAAGCTCTCACATTTCACCTTATGACTCTTCAGAAGGACCCAGCCTCTATAGGTAGGTTTGAATGAAGGACTTTTACTcgtaatggagtatttttgaTTGCTGCATTGGTATTTTTTTCTAAACTAAAGAATCTCATTAAgtagagtaaaaacaataagagGATGCAGTAAAGGAGAAAATGGATTAGGTACCTTTCCAACCAGAAAGCAGTCATCaccagacagcaggacagacactGCGGGCAGGTAGATGTCAATGGGCTTGCCGTTAGAGACTCTCTGGAAACGACCCCTTACGAGGCTCGCAACCTGGAGAGAATACACATCCTGCAACCTCATCAGCCCCTTGGCAGCCCCCTGGAGGTCCTCCCGTTTGGGAAGatctgcctcttcctcctcgtaaCCGGACCTGAGGGCTGGACAGCAGAGGAACAAAAGGTGAACTGGAGGGGGGGCTGGGtggtgacagcagagacagatgggTGTTTAGTTATCACCACCAGATGTGCTGGTAATGATGGCAGTGAGCCAACCTTGCATGTTCTCCAGGGCTTCGTTGCTATAGACGATATTCAGCCATTCTGAATGCAGCCGCTTGATCAGGGTGAACGCCACCAGCGGGTTCGCCATCGCAGCCGCCGGGCCTTTGTAAAGTTCGGTGTGCAGGTCGGACACTTTGGCATAAAAGCTGTGGGAAAGAAAGTGGTCTGTGTTAcgaaaagaaagaggaggctCAATCTTTTTCACATATAGCAAGTGACCCCAAAGTGTCATGCTGCAGAATAATTAAGTTTTTTTATACCTAACAAATGAAGGATAGAAAGCAACATGTgctgcctccaccaccaccaataTATACTGCTGAAACAGATGAATACAGCTGATGCATGACATTACTCATTTTCCAaccacacagcagaaaaaaggcacCACAGTAAAGCCCCTGTTTTAAATTTCATGGTCAAAAGGGGGCCCTCTATAAAATTAGAGCCATTTCCAGAGAGAAACCATGAATAATGAGCCGGATTTGGTGGGAAGTGACTTGATAAGTCTTGTTCCTCATCAGTCATCCTGTTCCCAACATGATGAAGGCTGACCGGAGAAAAGAGCAGCGACTAAAACTTTAGGATTTATCGATTCAAGTTATTGATGGAATCATTTTCCTGCAAAGAAAGACCCTAAAACAGAATTTACAGCGTTATCTCATCGAGTTTGGACAGTGAAGTCAAATCTCATGAGCTGGAGACCTGAGCACCAACGCACGAACTGACACGAACGTCAATCAGGTGACATGTTATGCATTGGTCATTTTTGTATGATTTCATCCCAACGAGGATCATCTGGATTCCCAGATGTGGGTCTGAAAATAGTTAAACCTCCACATGTGCTCTAGTCATCACGTTTCATCACTGTCTGTGGAGGAGTCACAGGATTTGTCATCAGAtgatatcatcatcatcaccatcagacTTTTTCCTCTACAGCGGATTTGTCCTTTAGTTCCTCACCGTCAGTTTGAGGTGCTGTGCATTTGATCGGGGTTTTACAACCCCCACAACTCTACTTAACTTCTAACATCCCTTAAGAATCACCCACCACCGGTGCGTCCTCACGCACTCACCGTTTGATGTCCTCCAGTCTCTCTAACTCGTGGTCAATATAAGTCCTCAAGTAATCGATCAGCTTCCGTTCGACGCTGATCGCCTGCTTGACGTTCAGCAGCGACGTGTACATTTCACCCACAGACGCCGGGATCACAGCCACAATCAGGAGACTCCAtctaaagcacacacacgtaGGATACTTCATCTCCAGCGCAGAAGACACACGCTGCCCGTCCAGCGGCTGCGCTCCTCTCACGCTGTCCTGATCTGCTCTGAGGAGCCTCAGGATCCCCCTGATCTGCTCTGGGATCAGCCTTCTGTTGACGAGGCAGACCTGCAGCCTGGATCCAGTCTGGACAATTAGTTTGTCATTACAGCACGAACCTGACATCTTTATTGGCTCTATAACAAGAGGGAAACATAAAAGTTTATAGAGTAAAGGTCCAGCTCCAGTTTGTGAAGGCTGTTTAAAACGAGCTGCTGgcttattttcatgcaaataaaTGATGCAAATGAGTCATAACATGACATAAATTATTAA
This genomic interval from Chaetodon trifascialis isolate fChaTrf1 chromosome 9, fChaTrf1.hap1, whole genome shotgun sequence contains the following:
- the p4ha3 gene encoding prolyl 4-hydroxylase subunit alpha-3 isoform X1; the protein is MKYPTCVCFRWSLLIVAVIPASVGEMYTSLLNVKQAISVERKLIDYLRTYIDHELERLEDIKRFYAKVSDLHTELYKGPAAAMANPLVAFTLIKRLHSEWLNIVYSNEALENMQALRSGYEEEEADLPKREDLQGAAKGLMRLQDVYSLQVASLVRGRFQRVSNGKPIDIYLPAVSVLLSGDDCFLVGKVAYEQEDYYHSVQWLEESVRLFRGPGGEWSPENEGTLEDALDHLAFSHFKTGNVSYALSLSQELLHHDPMNGRVLLNVEKYEKLLVTSPPKSVRGSGLRRPTSNYLRTRDTYERLCQTQGSQPMHFGNPKLFCDYFTNGDPGLLLLPARREVLSLRPYVVLYHNFITDTEAEDIKALAQPGLRRSVVATGEKQETAEYRISKSAWLKGSAQSTVGKLDQKISMLTGLNVKHPYGEYLQVVNYGIGGHYEPHFDHATSPSSPVYKLKTGNRVATFMIYLSSVEAGGSTAFIYANFSVPVVERAAIFWWNLHRNGQGDVDTLHAGCPVLVGDKWVANKWIHEHGQEFQHRCSLNPEE
- the p4ha3 gene encoding prolyl 4-hydroxylase subunit alpha-3 isoform X2; its protein translation is MKYPTCVCFRWSLLIVAVIPASVGEMYTSLLNVKQAISVERKLIDYLRTYIDHELERLEDIKRFYAKVSDLHTELYKGPAAAMANPLVAFTLIKRLHSEWLNIVYSNEALENMQALRSGYEEEEADLPKREDLQGAAKGLMRLQDVYSLQVASLVRGRFQRVSNGKPIDIYLPAVSVLLSGDDCFLVGKVAYEQEDYYHSVQWLEESVRLFRGPGGEWSPENEGTLEDALDHLAFSHFKTGNVSYALSLSQELLHHDPMNGRVLLNVEKYEKLLVTSPPKSVRGSGLRRPTSNYLRTRDTYERLCQTQGSQQPMHFGNPKLFCDYFTNGDPGLLLLPARREVLSLRPYVVLYHNFITDTEAEDIKALAQPGLRRSVVATGEKQETAEYRISKSAWLKGSAQSTVGKLDQKISMLTGLNVKHPYGEYLQVVNYGIGGHYEPHFDHATSPSSPVYKLKTGNRVATFMIYLSSVEAGGSTAFIYANFSVPVVERAAIFWWNLHRNGQGDVDTLHAGCPVLVGDKWVANKWIHEHGQEFQHRCSLNPEE